In one Corallococcus sp. EGB genomic region, the following are encoded:
- a CDS encoding PAS domain-containing sensor histidine kinase, whose translation MAPAWELSADSETPCILLEPLFGETGDALDFRWTSMNVPAEGWVRSLELGRHVSLWARDGAALFDVAAFVRVLMRGVPHVGLVPGDPAGRRYVVVRHGEGLALWLLPRDEGQAADAHQAARERAAREEVEAALARAEQTVSALREAEERYRLATRATHDVLWDWHFATDRVRWDPGTGDAFGHATSILEHKLGWWGERVHDDDRDRVVDRLVEFVASTGDVWSEEYRFQRADGSWAHVLDRGVLARDDEGRPVRMIGSMMDVTERTRQLESMVEEARFRERFIGILGHDLRNPLNAIVLSARAQKRRGPLECTPEQHRQHAQRIEASATRMGNMIADLLDLTRARLAGGIPLRKGPTDLGAVCQQVVDELSAAYPDRAVAVDVDGKAEGEWDAERLAQVLSNLVGNALEHGSPEAPVFLRCWAKGEHQVLEVQNPGAPIPEELRERLFDPFRQGEGERGQGGRRNSGLGLGLFIVKEIVQAHGGTVEVTSTQKDGTTFTVRLPRPPRPKAKAKAGRGRTRTA comes from the coding sequence ATGGCTCCGGCATGGGAACTGTCCGCAGACAGCGAGACGCCCTGCATCCTCCTCGAGCCGCTGTTCGGGGAGACGGGGGATGCGCTCGACTTCCGGTGGACGTCCATGAACGTCCCGGCGGAGGGCTGGGTGCGCTCCCTGGAGCTGGGCCGTCACGTCTCCCTGTGGGCGCGGGACGGCGCCGCGCTGTTCGACGTGGCGGCGTTCGTGCGCGTGCTGATGCGCGGTGTGCCGCACGTGGGGCTGGTGCCGGGGGACCCGGCGGGGCGGCGGTACGTGGTGGTGCGGCACGGAGAGGGATTGGCGCTGTGGCTGTTGCCGCGCGACGAGGGCCAGGCGGCGGATGCCCACCAGGCGGCGAGGGAGCGGGCGGCGCGCGAGGAGGTGGAGGCGGCGCTGGCTCGGGCGGAGCAGACGGTGAGCGCGCTGCGAGAGGCGGAGGAGCGCTACCGGCTGGCCACGCGCGCCACGCATGACGTGTTGTGGGACTGGCACTTCGCCACGGACCGCGTGCGGTGGGACCCGGGGACGGGGGACGCGTTCGGCCACGCCACGTCCATCCTGGAGCACAAGCTGGGCTGGTGGGGCGAGCGCGTGCACGACGACGACCGGGACCGGGTGGTGGACCGGCTGGTGGAGTTCGTCGCGTCCACGGGGGACGTCTGGAGCGAGGAGTACCGCTTCCAGCGCGCGGACGGCAGCTGGGCGCACGTGCTGGACCGGGGCGTGCTGGCGCGCGACGACGAGGGGCGCCCGGTGCGGATGATTGGCTCGATGATGGACGTCACCGAGCGCACCCGCCAGCTGGAGTCGATGGTGGAGGAGGCGCGCTTCCGCGAGCGCTTCATCGGCATCCTGGGGCATGACCTGCGCAACCCGCTCAACGCCATCGTGCTGTCGGCGCGGGCGCAGAAGCGCCGGGGACCGCTGGAGTGCACGCCGGAGCAGCACCGCCAGCACGCGCAGCGGATTGAAGCGTCCGCGACGCGCATGGGGAACATGATCGCGGACCTGCTGGATTTGACGCGCGCCCGGCTGGCCGGCGGCATCCCGCTGCGCAAGGGCCCCACGGACCTGGGGGCGGTGTGCCAGCAGGTGGTGGACGAGCTGTCCGCGGCGTACCCGGACCGCGCGGTGGCGGTGGACGTGGACGGCAAGGCGGAAGGGGAGTGGGACGCGGAGCGGCTGGCGCAGGTGCTCTCCAACCTGGTGGGCAACGCGCTGGAGCATGGCAGCCCGGAGGCGCCGGTGTTCCTGCGCTGCTGGGCGAAGGGCGAGCACCAGGTGCTGGAGGTGCAGAACCCCGGCGCTCCCATCCCGGAGGAGCTGCGCGAGCGGCTGTTCGATCCGTTCCGCCAGGGCGAGGGCGAGCGGGGGCAGGGCGGCCGGCGCAACAGCGGGCTGGGGCTGGGGCTGTTCATCGTGAAGGAGATCGTCCAGGCGCACGGGGGAACGGTGGAGGTGACGTCGACGCAGAAGGACGGCACCACGTTCACGGTGCGGCTGCCGCGGCCGCCGCGCCCGAAGGCGAAGGCCAAGGCGGGGCGGGGGCGGACGCGAACTGCCTGA
- a CDS encoding Ig-like domain-containing protein has translation MERTGHLTLVRDGVVEHLRNTEDGLQQEWVFSSAPRGSGELVMTLPAKGLTYVGATDKGLHFKDEQTGLGVRYGHAAWVEASGRSTPVLARYVAGALQLRVPEEVVSSSVFPATVAPVISPEFGMDQPVPGRQTSLHEKPAVASNGADSLVVWEDFREGIMQVYGTRVSSSGAVLDSLGLDISRGARSVSDVSVASNGADYLVAWTERTESTTRAMAARVTGGGGLPDTAPFILTQQNSYSPAVTSNGTAYFVTWIGTGGVFGSRVTSAGEVEDPMGIAISTSAGAKSQPAAASNGTDYFVVWEDERNDGVGDIFGARVSGLGVVLDAQGIALATGTHSQRTPSVASNGSDYLVAWKDTVNIDESDIFGTRVTSTGAVLDGPGFEISTAEKMQANPSVASNGEDYFVVWTDNRSGYNGLRGTRVTNGGTVVDVAGQELSPSGDSPAVAFNGTDYFIAWESGWDAFGMRVTQAGGILDSTGIILALAASTQTAPVVASNGTDFLVVWYDRRNLGESIVGVRVDPLGEVLDPSGLEIALGTADGMAYFRPTVASNGTDYLVGWVGYGHSQGRIFGTRITRTGEVVKPGGLPLSPASLGSATSPKLASNGTDYLLVFEASEEQWTPRFLAGVRVSGAGVALDASAFLITPSLGEYGTHAVASNGKDYLVAWSANGSSDWDIHASRVTSTGAVLDPAGLIISAERYNQRFPSVASNGTDYLVAWAGFSGRNIPHIYGARVTSGGARLDPAGFVIATEHYQRHPSVASMGTEYLVAWQDNVVNSPDSNVYGARVTSAGIVREPQGFVIAGSTDNEETPAVVFLGTGRTALVAYPHDDRTAPYWGYRIRGRLVTFNDNRPPAAVGQSVSTPVETPLPLTLQGTDPDGQSVTYQLLTQPQHGTLTGFGANPTYQPAARYSGPDSFSFRVSDGEFFSAAATVSIQVTNIHHPPSAPVLIAPEADAHLTGGLVTFRWDASTDAEGDALAYDLEILQGGTRLRLYRTAETARTLAANEALAVGSYSWRVSAVDAQGASSAPSPERGFSVVDEAPQDGGSGTDGGEPDGGSTAGTEDAGVPDAGAPVDETPEPASGCGCNPVAGSTPTAPLFLAALGVWVRWSRRRR, from the coding sequence TTGGAGCGGACCGGCCACCTCACCCTGGTTCGGGATGGCGTCGTCGAGCACCTGCGCAACACGGAGGACGGGCTTCAGCAGGAATGGGTCTTCTCCTCGGCGCCCAGGGGCTCGGGGGAGCTGGTGATGACGCTGCCCGCGAAGGGGTTGACCTATGTCGGCGCCACGGACAAGGGCCTCCACTTCAAGGATGAGCAGACGGGGCTGGGCGTTCGCTACGGCCATGCGGCCTGGGTAGAGGCTTCCGGCCGAAGCACGCCGGTCCTGGCGCGGTACGTCGCGGGAGCCCTCCAGCTCCGGGTACCCGAGGAGGTGGTGTCCTCGTCCGTGTTCCCCGCCACCGTGGCGCCCGTCATCTCTCCGGAGTTCGGCATGGATCAGCCCGTGCCAGGGCGGCAGACCTCACTCCATGAAAAGCCGGCCGTGGCTTCGAATGGCGCTGACTCCCTCGTGGTCTGGGAGGACTTCCGAGAGGGCATCATGCAGGTCTACGGGACCCGCGTGTCGAGCTCCGGGGCGGTGCTGGATTCCTTGGGCCTCGACATCTCTCGCGGCGCCAGGTCCGTCTCGGATGTCTCCGTGGCCTCCAACGGTGCGGACTACCTGGTCGCCTGGACCGAGCGGACCGAGAGCACCACTCGCGCCATGGCTGCGCGGGTGACCGGAGGAGGAGGACTGCCGGACACCGCGCCGTTCATCCTCACCCAGCAGAACTCGTACTCCCCAGCCGTGACGTCCAATGGGACGGCCTACTTCGTCACGTGGATCGGCACCGGCGGGGTGTTCGGTTCGCGCGTGACGAGCGCGGGTGAAGTCGAGGATCCGATGGGGATCGCCATCTCCACGTCGGCGGGCGCGAAGAGCCAGCCCGCCGCGGCCTCCAATGGCACGGACTATTTCGTGGTCTGGGAGGATGAGCGCAACGACGGGGTGGGCGACATCTTCGGGGCACGGGTCTCCGGCCTGGGCGTCGTGCTGGACGCGCAAGGAATCGCATTGGCCACGGGGACGCATTCACAGCGGACGCCCTCGGTGGCCTCCAATGGCAGCGACTACCTCGTTGCCTGGAAGGACACGGTCAACATCGACGAGTCGGACATCTTCGGGACGCGTGTCACGAGCACGGGTGCGGTGCTGGACGGCCCCGGGTTCGAAATCTCCACCGCCGAAAAGATGCAGGCCAATCCATCCGTTGCTTCAAACGGGGAGGACTATTTCGTCGTCTGGACGGACAATCGCTCGGGCTACAACGGCCTCCGTGGGACACGCGTCACGAATGGGGGGACCGTGGTCGATGTGGCCGGACAGGAGCTCTCCCCGAGCGGCGACTCTCCGGCGGTGGCCTTCAACGGGACCGACTACTTCATCGCCTGGGAGAGCGGTTGGGATGCCTTCGGGATGCGGGTGACGCAAGCAGGCGGCATCCTCGATTCAACGGGGATCATCCTCGCCTTGGCGGCCAGCACACAGACCGCCCCCGTGGTGGCTTCGAATGGCACGGACTTCCTTGTCGTCTGGTACGACAGGCGCAACCTCGGGGAGAGCATCGTCGGCGTGCGCGTCGACCCCCTGGGCGAGGTCCTGGATCCGTCGGGACTCGAGATCGCCTTGGGAACGGCCGACGGGATGGCCTACTTCCGCCCCACGGTGGCGTCCAATGGGACCGACTACCTCGTTGGCTGGGTGGGCTATGGCCATTCGCAGGGGCGGATTTTCGGCACACGGATCACCCGCACAGGCGAGGTGGTGAAGCCAGGGGGCCTTCCCCTCTCTCCCGCGTCCCTTGGGAGCGCCACCTCCCCCAAGCTGGCCTCGAATGGCACGGACTACCTCCTCGTCTTCGAGGCGTCCGAGGAGCAGTGGACCCCCCGATTCCTCGCGGGGGTGCGGGTCTCTGGTGCGGGCGTAGCCCTGGATGCCTCGGCATTCCTCATCACCCCCTCGCTTGGTGAGTACGGCACCCATGCCGTGGCGTCCAACGGCAAGGACTATCTCGTTGCCTGGTCGGCGAACGGCAGCAGTGACTGGGACATCCATGCCTCGCGGGTGACGAGCACGGGAGCGGTGCTGGACCCCGCGGGACTGATCATCTCCGCGGAGCGATACAACCAGCGATTCCCTTCGGTGGCTTCGAATGGAACGGACTACCTGGTCGCATGGGCAGGCTTCAGCGGGAGGAACATTCCTCATATCTATGGAGCCCGGGTGACGAGCGGGGGAGCGCGGCTCGACCCAGCGGGGTTCGTCATCGCCACGGAGCACTACCAGCGCCATCCCTCGGTGGCCTCGATGGGTACGGAATACCTGGTCGCATGGCAGGACAACGTGGTGAACAGCCCTGACTCCAATGTCTACGGGGCGCGGGTCACGAGCGCGGGCATTGTTCGTGAGCCTCAGGGGTTTGTCATCGCGGGGAGCACTGACAACGAAGAGACCCCCGCGGTGGTGTTTCTGGGAACCGGCAGGACAGCCCTCGTCGCCTACCCGCACGACGACAGGACGGCGCCCTACTGGGGCTACCGGATCCGGGGACGGCTCGTGACATTCAATGACAACCGTCCGCCCGCGGCCGTGGGACAGTCCGTGTCCACGCCAGTGGAGACCCCCCTGCCCCTGACGCTCCAGGGCACGGATCCGGATGGGCAGAGCGTGACCTATCAGCTCTTGACGCAGCCCCAGCACGGCACGCTGACTGGCTTTGGAGCCAACCCGACCTATCAGCCCGCGGCCCGCTACTCCGGCCCGGACAGCTTCTCCTTCCGTGTGTCGGATGGAGAGTTCTTCTCCGCCGCCGCCACGGTCTCCATCCAGGTGACGAACATCCATCATCCGCCGTCCGCGCCCGTGCTCATCGCGCCGGAGGCGGACGCCCACCTGACAGGAGGGCTCGTCACGTTCCGGTGGGACGCTTCCACGGATGCGGAGGGTGATGCCCTCGCCTACGACCTGGAGATCCTCCAGGGGGGCACCCGTCTTCGCCTGTACAGGACGGCGGAGACGGCCCGGACCCTGGCCGCGAACGAGGCGCTCGCCGTGGGGAGCTACTCCTGGCGCGTGAGCGCCGTGGATGCCCAAGGCGCCTCCAGCGCTCCGTCCCCCGAGCGTGGCTTCTCTGTCGTCGACGAAGCCCCTCAGGATGGCGGCAGCGGCACGGATGGCGGCGAGCCCGACGGTGGGTCCACCGCAGGCACCGAGGACGCGGGCGTTCCGGATGCCGGCGCTCCTGTGGATGAGACGCCCGAGCCTGCGTCGGGCTGCGGTTGCAACCCTGTCGCCGGTTCGACTCCCACGGCGCCCCTCTTCCTGGCGGCGCTCGGGGTGTGGGTGCGGTGGTCCCGCCGCCGCCGCTGA
- a CDS encoding SRPBCC domain-containing protein, with translation MTADRARVTTFVAVSPLDAFEVFTEETDLWWNKGPRYRSVKNPRGVLRFDPPGPGGRLLESFEEDVFEIGRVLVWEPGARLVFQWRASNFAPGEFTEVDVRFEPTFGGTRVVLEHRGWDAIRMDHPVRHGLDGAATVAMIGRWWGDLVTRYRLHAARARPT, from the coding sequence ATGACCGCGGACCGCGCCCGCGTCACCACCTTCGTCGCCGTGTCCCCGCTGGACGCCTTTGAGGTCTTCACCGAGGAGACCGACCTCTGGTGGAACAAGGGCCCGCGCTACCGCTCCGTCAAGAACCCCCGAGGCGTCCTGCGCTTCGACCCGCCCGGCCCCGGCGGACGCCTGCTGGAGTCCTTCGAGGAGGACGTCTTCGAGATTGGCCGCGTGCTCGTCTGGGAGCCCGGCGCGCGGCTCGTCTTCCAGTGGCGCGCGAGCAACTTCGCCCCCGGGGAGTTCACCGAGGTCGACGTCCGCTTCGAGCCCACCTTCGGCGGCACCCGCGTCGTGCTGGAGCACCGGGGCTGGGACGCCATCCGCATGGACCACCCCGTGCGCCACGGCCTGGACGGCGCGGCCACCGTCGCCATGATTGGCCGCTGGTGGGGGGACCTCGTCACGCGCTACCGGCTCCACGCCGCGCGGGCCCGCCCCACCTGA
- a CDS encoding helix-turn-helix transcriptional regulator — MATPSALDRTLAALADPTRRGVVDRLRRRPQPAGELAAAFDMSPPAMSRHLRVLRQTGLVEERIDSDDARVRVYSLRPEPFAALRGWLDEVESFWEDQLGAFKAHAERTRGPKPSGGRKS; from the coding sequence ATGGCCACCCCGTCCGCGCTCGACCGCACCCTGGCCGCCCTCGCCGACCCCACGCGCCGGGGCGTCGTGGACCGGCTGCGTCGCCGGCCCCAGCCGGCCGGGGAGCTGGCCGCCGCGTTCGACATGAGCCCTCCGGCCATGTCCCGTCACCTGCGCGTCCTGCGGCAGACAGGGCTCGTGGAGGAGCGCATCGACTCGGACGACGCCCGCGTGCGCGTCTACTCGCTGCGCCCGGAGCCCTTCGCCGCCCTGCGCGGCTGGCTGGACGAGGTGGAGTCCTTCTGGGAGGACCAGCTGGGCGCCTTCAAGGCCCACGCCGAGCGCACCCGGGGCCCCAAGCCCTCCGGAGGCCGCAAGTCATGA
- a CDS encoding VOC family protein — MKPIPQDWPRISSSLFYVDAPAAIDWLERAFGFQTRLRVEGADNTIVHSELVYGEGVIMVNSSGRHGLHQSPRLHDGVNTQTLMVYVDDVDAHCAQARAAGAVIFQEPETKNYGDDWGTNRSYGAQDLEGHRWWFTARVAGPK, encoded by the coding sequence ATGAAGCCCATTCCCCAGGACTGGCCGCGCATCTCTTCCAGTCTGTTCTACGTGGACGCCCCCGCCGCCATCGACTGGCTGGAGCGCGCCTTCGGCTTCCAGACGCGACTCAGGGTGGAGGGCGCGGACAACACCATCGTGCACTCGGAGCTGGTCTACGGCGAGGGCGTCATCATGGTGAACTCCTCCGGGCGCCACGGGCTCCACCAGAGCCCGCGGCTGCACGACGGCGTCAACACGCAGACGCTCATGGTCTACGTGGACGACGTGGACGCCCACTGCGCCCAGGCGCGCGCGGCGGGCGCGGTCATCTTCCAGGAGCCCGAGACCAAGAACTACGGCGACGACTGGGGCACCAACCGCTCCTATGGCGCCCAGGACCTGGAGGGCCACCGCTGGTGGTTCACCGCGCGCGTCGCCGGGCCGAAGTAG